The proteins below come from a single Chryseobacterium bernardetii genomic window:
- a CDS encoding HEPN domain-containing protein — translation MKYYKSVIFTKTKLEGFFRYTDEFQIYPLRHDALENVKRYKHYPVIIEFKIEEKEWVTPKSDFSFAGDLYNKDAHELLATAMTKLDRIINLINLFSTNLFFRYEDTDGFWTIPATSEKSEEQIRSIEHSDFLYKLFFIKDFTYQCLIDGLTENIESNFNQIEYVDHNIYYSQDPNYDYNTLTPIKFPNFIFYGLNGYFALSEIEKKVIDTTIKFASICMKNLERETTIGILSAFTSIESLMNHYYKDFKPENCKECGQSRYSISRRYTEFLLNFVGESDELKKEYKRLYSFRSKIVHTGFSFITENLWHELDEEQSDEEVIKKLQIMMINKKLIINYLALTVLGKRDKHYVQE, via the coding sequence ATGAAATATTATAAATCAGTGATTTTCACTAAAACAAAACTTGAAGGCTTTTTTAGATATACAGATGAATTTCAGATTTATCCTTTACGGCATGATGCTCTCGAAAATGTGAAAAGATATAAACATTATCCTGTCATTATAGAATTTAAGATTGAAGAAAAAGAATGGGTGACACCAAAAAGTGACTTCTCCTTTGCTGGAGATTTATATAATAAAGATGCACATGAGCTTTTAGCGACTGCAATGACAAAATTAGACAGAATTATTAATTTGATAAATTTATTTAGCACAAACTTATTTTTTAGATATGAAGATACTGACGGATTTTGGACTATTCCAGCTACTTCAGAAAAATCAGAAGAACAAATAAGATCAATAGAACATTCTGATTTTTTATATAAATTATTTTTTATCAAAGATTTCACCTATCAGTGCTTAATTGATGGTTTGACAGAAAACATTGAAAGTAATTTTAATCAAATAGAGTATGTTGATCACAATATTTACTATTCTCAGGATCCAAACTATGATTACAACACTTTAACACCTATAAAATTTCCAAATTTTATATTCTATGGACTAAACGGATATTTCGCATTATCCGAAATCGAAAAAAAAGTTATTGATACTACTATTAAGTTTGCTAGTATCTGTATGAAAAATTTGGAACGAGAAACAACTATTGGGATTTTATCAGCATTCACCTCAATTGAGAGCTTGATGAATCATTATTATAAAGATTTTAAGCCCGAAAATTGTAAGGAATGCGGACAATCCAGATATTCTATATCTCGAAGGTATACAGAGTTTTTGCTGAATTTTGTTGGCGAAAGTGACGAGTTAAAAAAAGAGTATAAAAGACTTTATTCATTTAGATCCAAAATTGTGCATACCGGATTCAGTTTCATTACAGAAAATTTATGGCATGAACTCGATGAAGAACAAAGTGATGAAGAAGTAATAAAAAAATTGCAAATAATGATGATCAATAAAAAACTAATTATTAATTATCTAGCTCTTACAGTATTAGGAAAGAGAGATAAACACTATGTTCAAGAGTAG
- a CDS encoding EndoU domain-containing protein, with the protein MPYYIHKYLPSENQDMIHGERIVETQSQLPLESTEFEGPFKTLKEIRSNSNIYQNLLKNNPKRAQKMFEEKFIVKAENIIIFPDLKDNIFMNFIYKIMQHSSNGKFTSNNVSGIHLLSDRVRIIEVIAENKTLGIKKCIIEAFNERTEKWIKKSEPSSFFPENWSLQKLINECFIAFTNKIQIDQHTFRGKTSDNIEIEFIIKNSELKTLYPIV; encoded by the coding sequence ATGCCATATTATATTCACAAATATCTACCTTCTGAAAATCAAGATATGATTCATGGTGAGAGAATTGTGGAAACTCAATCTCAACTACCATTAGAGAGTACAGAATTTGAAGGTCCATTTAAAACTCTTAAGGAAATAAGATCTAACTCGAATATCTATCAAAATTTACTTAAGAATAATCCAAAAAGAGCTCAAAAAATGTTCGAAGAAAAATTCATTGTGAAAGCAGAGAACATTATTATTTTTCCTGATTTAAAAGATAATATTTTTATGAATTTCATCTATAAAATAATGCAACACTCTTCAAATGGAAAATTTACATCAAACAATGTTTCTGGTATTCATTTACTATCTGACAGAGTAAGAATTATAGAGGTTATTGCAGAAAATAAAACATTAGGAATTAAGAAATGTATTATCGAAGCTTTTAATGAGAGAACAGAAAAATGGATAAAAAAATCTGAACCGTCAAGTTTTTTTCCAGAAAACTGGAGCTTACAAAAGCTTATTAATGAATGTTTTATTGCATTTACAAACAAAATTCAAATAGATCAACATACATTTCGAGGAAAAACAAGTGATAATATTGAAATTGAGTTTATAATAAAAAATTCCGAGTTGAAAACCTTATATCCAATAGTATAA
- a CDS encoding helix-turn-helix domain-containing protein — protein sequence MKIANRKIVEFIRDKWVIPLNNNSQFATENNIDEKTVRRIREDETYQVSLITIMRICEAKNIKLSKFFEMIGL from the coding sequence ATGAAAATTGCAAATAGAAAGATTGTTGAATTTATAAGGGATAAATGGGTTATTCCTTTGAACAATAATAGTCAATTTGCAACCGAAAACAATATTGATGAGAAGACAGTAAGAAGAATTAGAGAAGATGAAACTTACCAAGTTAGTTTAATTACAATAATGAGAATATGTGAGGCTAAAAATATTAAATTATCCAAATTCTTTGAAATGATTGGACTATAA
- a CDS encoding helix-turn-helix domain-containing protein: MFRLFILLLVSTAELWVAQSTGNVAYHQIRKKYDHQKVNDTTALSYVDLLINLAKKEKNYSELTYAYQDALNFEPSGFRKKLYADSAITSAQHSCNNDLIASAYLERGIVSYFNFKDYQPALHDYIKALSYARRSTSPYVKYNILYHLGVMKSYLGYYDEAVSQFETCSAFFKQEILKNNSPDILYNMRKGYYNSLHQLIYCYQQMGDNDSADHLIEIGKREITQDLDFVQLRSYFLKSKGISEFRKGNYEQSIADLNRALPELFRVNDFAWVSVIYFYLGKNKLAQHQQQESFSFFRKVDSIYQKHLFFFPELTENYKILLKNAPKKSNMDETLSFSNTLHEIEKINEEDRHHLFTQFEVERINIEYASITKRYKDTLAAVMTACVFLLMLTTKAYLEKKPEKTYDVVLAGVGVDIEELKTDVSPPKWTLSAEIRNRIRKNLQKFEDEKEFLKPNLSLKKIAIRVGTNPNYLSAYINTEKGMHFNRYLSELRIQYIAELLAEDPITAHQKTEVLAKLCGIASRSNFLKLFSEIYGMSLQEYQHQCREKFAANDRL; the protein is encoded by the coding sequence ATGTTCAGGTTGTTTATATTGCTTTTGGTTTCCACTGCGGAATTATGGGTTGCGCAGAGCACAGGCAATGTGGCCTATCACCAAATCAGAAAAAAGTATGATCACCAGAAGGTTAATGATACTACAGCACTTTCTTACGTTGACCTTTTAATTAACCTCGCGAAAAAAGAAAAAAATTATTCTGAATTAACTTATGCATACCAAGATGCCCTGAATTTTGAGCCATCAGGATTCCGCAAAAAGCTGTATGCAGACAGTGCAATAACTTCCGCTCAGCATAGTTGTAATAATGATCTTATTGCCTCTGCTTATCTTGAAAGGGGAATTGTGTCTTACTTTAATTTTAAAGATTACCAACCTGCATTGCATGATTATATTAAAGCGTTATCCTACGCCAGACGTAGCACTAGCCCATATGTAAAGTATAATATATTATATCATCTGGGTGTAATGAAAAGTTATCTGGGATATTATGATGAGGCGGTCAGTCAATTTGAGACCTGTTCTGCTTTTTTTAAACAGGAGATTTTGAAAAATAATTCCCCAGATATCCTATACAATATGCGCAAAGGCTATTATAACAGTTTACATCAGCTTATCTATTGCTACCAGCAAATGGGAGATAATGATAGCGCCGACCACTTAATTGAAATTGGCAAGAGGGAAATAACCCAAGATTTAGATTTCGTCCAGTTAAGGAGCTATTTTCTTAAATCTAAAGGCATTTCTGAATTTCGTAAAGGAAATTACGAGCAAAGTATTGCTGATCTTAATCGTGCACTTCCGGAACTGTTCAGGGTAAATGATTTTGCCTGGGTATCAGTGATCTACTTTTATTTGGGAAAGAATAAATTGGCTCAGCACCAGCAGCAAGAATCCTTTAGTTTTTTTAGAAAAGTAGATTCTATATATCAAAAACACCTTTTTTTCTTTCCTGAGCTTACGGAAAACTATAAGATTTTACTAAAGAATGCCCCTAAAAAATCAAATATGGATGAGACCTTATCTTTTTCCAATACCCTCCACGAAATTGAAAAAATAAACGAAGAAGACAGACATCATCTTTTTACCCAATTTGAGGTGGAGCGGATAAATATTGAATATGCGAGTATTACTAAACGTTACAAAGATACTCTCGCTGCAGTGATGACAGCCTGTGTGTTCTTACTCATGTTGACTACCAAAGCTTATCTGGAAAAGAAACCCGAGAAAACATACGATGTGGTCTTAGCGGGTGTGGGTGTTGACATTGAGGAATTAAAAACGGATGTCTCGCCACCAAAATGGACGTTGAGTGCAGAGATTCGCAACAGAATTCGGAAAAATCTACAAAAATTTGAAGACGAAAAAGAGTTTTTGAAACCGAACCTGAGTTTGAAAAAAATTGCAATAAGAGTAGGGACAAACCCTAACTATCTATCTGCCTACATTAACACAGAGAAAGGAATGCATTTTAACCGTTACCTAAGTGAGTTGCGCATCCAGTATATTGCCGAATTGCTCGCAGAAGATCCTATAACAGCTCATCAGAAAACGGAAGTTCTTGCCAAATTATGTGGAATTGCCTCCCGCTCCAACTTTCTAAAACTGTTTTCAGAGATCTATGGAATGTCGCTGCAAGAGTATCAACATCAGTGCAGAGAGAAGTTTGCTGCGAATGACAGATTGTAA
- a CDS encoding SusC/RagA family TonB-linked outer membrane protein: protein MKNYILLPVIFCSTFIVAQQTVTGKITESTTGKPLSGVAVVIQNINAITNTDKNGIFKFTSPESQLTLIISKAGYESQSLDIQLPLQKELKISLSPKVTVIAEVSISTGYQKIPKERSTGSFSSVDNKLLQQQVTTNIMDRLPAIANGLTVSKGLTEDGQLMIRGLSTMQGPKNPLIVVDNFPYEGSISNINPNIIETVTILKDAAASSIWGARAANGVIVITTKAAKTNQATSVEFTANTTLSTKPDLSYSRQISSSDFIDVEMKLFNQGYYDTDINSASHPTLTPVVSILNKEKQGLLSHNDAMNEINRLNNIDVRDQYKRYMYQPMENRQYALNIFGSTPKLSWTSFIGYDDNTGNLSEEYQRLNARFQNIWKPTEKLTVTTGMYYTNTTTKSGRSAYNSITMRNNWKVPYKQFADDAGNPLVMNYMLDQDYKNSLQGTGLLDWNYYPLTDWMHNIVQNKTNEFILNAGLNYKIVKGLDLDIKYQYQHNNGESSTLYDEQSYYARNYVNNFAKKNTDGSISFIVPKGGIFDKGLSETMVNNLRGQLNYNRNFGKHSINAIAGGEIRETITQYDNNRYYGYNTNTLSNASIDYTNQHPNFVTGSLDFIERGTSLRETNIRFVSLYANAAYTYDKRYTLSGSVRQDASNLFGLKTNQQWNPFWSAGLSWNISNEAFYNFSFLPYLNLRGSYGFNGNIDPSMVAVTTILFDTDLSVYTGGNTARIDKFYNPDLRWETIKMMNIGLDFGLKNNLITGSIEYFTKEGSNLFGTAPLDYTTGVKSMLWNVAGMKGRGMDIELKTKNIDKTVKWNSIINFSIYNDKVTNYYLPTTFANSFVVNSGSIAPISGIVGLPVYGVFAYKWAGLDPQTGDPQGYLDGEVTKDYTKILNSARGIEDLEYFGSAIPTKYGSFINTIAYQQFSLDIGITYKFGYWFRRSSINYTDLIVSRDGHSDYSKRWQNPADELWTNVPSNPYTTNSARDAFYNGSSVLVERGDHIRLQYLTLNYSFRKENLANLPIQNLQLFASANNLGILWKANKAGIDPDYNWGTYSLKPVTTYSIGLRTQF from the coding sequence ATGAAAAACTATATACTATTACCTGTTATTTTTTGCAGTACATTTATTGTTGCACAGCAGACGGTCACCGGAAAAATAACAGAAAGTACTACTGGAAAACCTTTGTCTGGGGTTGCTGTGGTCATCCAAAACATCAATGCAATTACTAATACTGACAAAAACGGGATATTCAAATTTACATCTCCTGAATCTCAACTGACCTTGATTATCAGCAAGGCAGGTTACGAAAGCCAGTCATTAGATATTCAATTACCATTACAAAAAGAGCTAAAAATATCTTTATCGCCCAAGGTTACAGTGATAGCAGAAGTTTCTATATCAACAGGCTATCAAAAAATTCCTAAAGAAAGGTCTACGGGATCTTTTTCATCAGTGGATAATAAATTATTGCAACAACAGGTCACCACCAATATAATGGACAGACTTCCTGCGATAGCCAATGGTTTAACCGTCAGCAAAGGGCTGACCGAAGATGGTCAGCTGATGATAAGAGGTTTAAGTACGATGCAGGGGCCTAAAAACCCACTGATTGTTGTAGATAATTTTCCATATGAAGGAAGTATCAGTAATATTAATCCCAATATCATTGAAACTGTTACCATCCTGAAGGACGCAGCAGCATCCAGCATTTGGGGAGCGAGAGCTGCAAATGGTGTTATTGTGATTACGACCAAAGCTGCTAAAACGAATCAGGCAACATCTGTAGAGTTTACAGCTAATACGACACTAAGTACAAAACCAGACCTTAGCTACAGCAGGCAAATTTCCAGCAGTGATTTTATTGATGTAGAAATGAAGCTTTTCAATCAAGGATATTATGATACTGATATCAATTCTGCCAGTCATCCAACTTTAACACCAGTGGTGAGCATCTTAAATAAAGAAAAACAAGGGCTTCTTTCTCATAATGATGCAATGAATGAAATCAACAGACTAAACAACATCGATGTTAGAGATCAATACAAAAGGTATATGTATCAACCTATGGAAAACAGGCAATATGCGCTTAATATTTTTGGAAGCACACCAAAATTGTCTTGGACATCATTTATAGGATATGACGATAATACAGGGAATTTAAGTGAAGAATACCAACGATTGAATGCACGTTTCCAAAATATATGGAAGCCAACTGAAAAGTTGACTGTAACCACCGGAATGTACTACACCAATACCACAACAAAAAGTGGCAGAAGTGCATACAATAGTATAACGATGCGCAACAATTGGAAAGTTCCCTATAAGCAGTTTGCCGATGATGCCGGCAATCCATTAGTAATGAACTATATGCTGGATCAGGATTATAAAAACAGTCTGCAAGGAACTGGACTTTTGGATTGGAATTATTATCCATTGACTGATTGGATGCATAATATCGTTCAAAATAAAACAAACGAATTTATCCTTAACGCAGGTTTGAATTACAAGATCGTAAAAGGTCTGGATCTCGATATCAAGTACCAATATCAGCACAACAACGGGGAAAGCAGCACGCTTTATGATGAACAGAGTTATTACGCAAGAAACTATGTGAATAATTTTGCAAAAAAGAATACAGATGGTAGTATCAGTTTCATTGTTCCCAAAGGTGGAATTTTTGATAAAGGACTTTCTGAAACTATGGTCAATAATCTGAGAGGACAATTGAATTATAATAGAAATTTTGGAAAGCATAGTATTAATGCTATTGCAGGAGGAGAAATCAGAGAAACCATTACCCAATATGATAACAACAGGTATTACGGTTACAATACAAATACTTTATCTAATGCAAGTATTGATTATACAAATCAACACCCAAATTTTGTAACGGGAAGTTTAGATTTTATCGAAAGAGGAACATCGCTTAGAGAAACCAATATCCGTTTCGTTTCCCTGTATGCCAATGCTGCATACACCTATGATAAACGCTATACATTATCTGGAAGCGTAAGGCAAGATGCAAGTAATCTATTTGGATTAAAAACTAATCAACAATGGAATCCCTTCTGGTCTGCAGGCTTATCTTGGAATATTTCGAATGAAGCCTTTTACAATTTCAGTTTCCTTCCTTACCTGAATTTACGAGGCTCTTACGGTTTTAACGGAAATATTGACCCTTCAATGGTTGCTGTGACTACAATCTTATTTGATACTGATCTTTCAGTCTACACAGGAGGCAATACAGCCAGAATAGATAAATTTTATAATCCTGACCTGCGTTGGGAAACAATCAAAATGATGAATATAGGATTGGATTTTGGGTTAAAAAACAATCTCATTACGGGTTCGATTGAATATTTTACGAAAGAAGGAAGCAATCTATTTGGTACAGCACCATTGGATTATACTACAGGGGTTAAAAGTATGCTATGGAATGTTGCAGGAATGAAAGGACGTGGTATGGATATCGAGCTGAAAACGAAAAATATTGACAAGACTGTAAAATGGAACAGCATCATAAACTTCAGTATCTACAACGACAAAGTCACCAACTATTATTTACCAACCACCTTTGCCAACAGCTTTGTTGTCAATTCAGGTTCCATCGCTCCGATAAGCGGTATTGTCGGACTTCCCGTGTATGGCGTATTTGCATACAAATGGGCAGGTCTCGATCCACAGACCGGAGATCCTCAAGGATATTTGGATGGAGAGGTTACCAAGGATTACACTAAAATATTGAATTCTGCTCGAGGTATTGAAGACTTAGAATACTTTGGATCAGCGATTCCTACAAAATATGGGTCATTCATCAACACGATTGCCTACCAACAGTTTTCTTTGGATATTGGGATTACTTATAAGTTCGGGTATTGGTTCAGAAGAAGTTCAATCAACTATACCGACCTTATTGTAAGTCGTGACGGGCATAGTGATTATTCCAAAAGATGGCAGAATCCGGCTGATGAACTATGGACAAATGTTCCTTCCAATCCATACACAACCAACTCTGCAAGAGATGCTTTTTACAATGGTTCGAGTGTTTTAGTAGAAAGAGGTGACCATATTCGTTTGCAATATCTTACCCTCAACTACAGTTTCAGGAAAGAAAATTTAGCGAATCTACCTATTCAAAATTTACAACTCTTTGCATCAGCAAATAATCTGGGAATACTTTGGAAAGCCAACAAGGCAGGTATAGATCCTGATTATAATTGGGGAACTTACTCTTTAAAGCCTGTAACGACTTATTCTATTGGTCTTAGAACACAATTTTAA
- a CDS encoding RagB/SusD family nutrient uptake outer membrane protein, whose product MKNIFLKLFALWALCSIIACSDFLEEKSDSRLATPVTLEDNQALMDRTFNTVLSNSISGQISADEIYITDADYGNLTNEFEKRLYTWQPSEVSSSDENDWGSCYRRINVCNTVLYNIEHYQIAGAENLKGQALALRAAIYLEATQIYCLVYNENTANTDLGLPLRLDPDMNIPSKRSSLKETYSQIINDLKEAATLLPDAQIALIRPSKATALGYLSRTYLFMGDYQNALEYGKQTLSVNDKLLDFNTLNSSDSYPIKSMNIEILLPSSMVYSQFLSSSMAKISQFLYNTYDNNDLRKSIYFRFNTAQQILFKGNYSGGATRMTCLATDEVYLNIAESYARLNDVSKAMETLNGLLKTRWKTGTYSPMTANSQVEALNIILKERRKELLFRGLRWSDLKRYNRDGAGISLERIVNGTTYILPPNDLRYAIAIPEDIIKMTGMPQNPR is encoded by the coding sequence ATGAAAAATATATTTTTAAAACTATTCGCCTTGTGGGCTTTATGTAGCATTATAGCCTGTTCAGATTTTTTGGAGGAAAAATCGGATTCCAGATTGGCTACGCCTGTTACATTAGAAGATAATCAAGCCTTGATGGACAGAACTTTCAATACAGTACTTTCAAACAGTATCAGTGGTCAAATATCGGCTGATGAAATTTATATTACAGATGCAGATTATGGTAACTTGACGAATGAATTTGAAAAAAGACTGTATACCTGGCAACCCAGTGAAGTATCCAGCAGCGATGAAAATGATTGGGGAAGCTGCTACCGAAGAATCAATGTATGCAATACGGTTTTGTATAATATTGAACATTATCAGATTGCAGGAGCAGAAAATTTAAAAGGACAGGCTTTGGCTCTTAGAGCCGCAATTTATCTGGAAGCTACCCAAATTTATTGTTTGGTATATAATGAGAATACAGCAAATACAGATTTAGGATTACCACTTAGGTTAGATCCTGATATGAATATTCCTTCAAAAAGATCATCATTAAAAGAAACTTATAGTCAAATCATTAATGATCTAAAGGAGGCAGCTACGCTATTACCCGATGCACAAATTGCACTGATTCGACCATCAAAAGCAACTGCATTGGGTTATCTTTCCAGAACGTATTTGTTTATGGGAGATTATCAAAATGCCTTAGAATATGGAAAACAGACACTTTCTGTCAATGATAAATTATTAGATTTCAACACCTTGAATTCTTCCGATTCTTATCCAATAAAATCAATGAATATTGAAATTCTTCTTCCTTCTTCGATGGTATATTCACAGTTTTTGTCCAGTTCTATGGCTAAAATCTCGCAATTCTTGTACAACACTTATGACAATAATGATTTGAGAAAGAGTATTTATTTCAGATTTAATACAGCACAACAGATATTATTTAAAGGAAACTATTCAGGAGGTGCTACGAGAATGACCTGCTTAGCAACAGATGAAGTTTATTTAAATATAGCTGAAAGTTATGCACGACTTAATGATGTATCAAAGGCAATGGAAACCTTGAATGGATTATTAAAAACACGTTGGAAAACAGGAACGTATAGTCCGATGACAGCTAATTCACAAGTTGAAGCGTTGAATATTATTTTAAAGGAAAGAAGAAAAGAATTATTATTCCGTGGCTTGCGATGGTCAGATTTAAAAAGATATAACCGTGATGGCGCAGGGATTTCTTTGGAAAGAATTGTAAATGGAACAACTTATATATTACCACCCAATGACCTTCGTTATGCGATAGCCATTCCTGAAGATATTATAAAAATGACAGGAATGCCTCAGAACCCGAGGTAA
- a CDS encoding MauE/DoxX family redox-associated membrane protein: protein MKYLKKIIPFAVSIFFVILFCYTTISKVLDFENFQVQISKSPLLNGSLQFLPYTIIIVEVLIAGLLCYRKTRNIGLLGSFVLMLLFTGYIVLILSTSNNLPCSCGGILEKMSWHQHLYFNIGCVILSVIGLGLNLRYSRPAE, encoded by the coding sequence GTGAAATATTTAAAAAAAATAATACCATTTGCGGTAAGTATTTTCTTTGTTATTCTCTTCTGCTATACCACTATAAGTAAGGTATTGGATTTTGAGAATTTCCAAGTTCAGATTTCAAAATCACCATTGTTGAATGGGTCTTTGCAATTCCTACCTTACACGATAATCATTGTTGAAGTTCTTATTGCAGGATTGTTATGCTACCGGAAAACGAGAAATATAGGACTGTTAGGAAGTTTTGTTTTGATGCTCCTCTTCACAGGATATATTGTTTTAATACTAAGTACAAGTAATAATCTTCCTTGTTCGTGCGGAGGAATTTTGGAAAAGATGAGCTGGCATCAACATCTGTATTTTAATATTGGTTGTGTCATTCTATCTGTTATTGGTTTAGGTTTAAATCTAAGATACAGCAGGCCTGCTGAGTGA
- a CDS encoding TlpA family protein disulfide reductase, with protein sequence MKNIFCRGILSLAFTLATVENSFAQNKSIKVGETVPESFWTKPLQAVNHPQKTINFNVDKNKLILLDFWATWCSACLKKFPEMEELKKKFSDKINIIAVTNQNRATIEKFFASNNGQRYKDVVSVVDDKILTQMFPHTAVPFIVWIKDGKIINTTDGGQVNEQTITEVLKNETSSLQTVIQIDRKRPLMLSENFELEKLSSIVSYNLFAKGRIRAIPFGSGFHRDGEIVYGRQFTNFSLMNIYRGISYELFREFGDKFSDKRLINLTKNPEAIDFNTTTGGNFDKLYSIEYIVTKEEAKNLYPRMLRYVNENSNYVASIEKKTVKCLVLRRTSGIDKMESKGGESIGNVLKSPYMLKNVTLDYLLSALEATNDITTLPVIDETGYQGKVDLKFSSFQDLKSIQKELSAYNLELIEVEKELPILVVKDK encoded by the coding sequence ATGAAAAATATCTTTTGCAGGGGAATCTTGTCTCTTGCATTTACTCTTGCGACAGTTGAAAACTCCTTTGCCCAGAACAAGTCTATTAAAGTCGGAGAAACTGTTCCCGAAAGCTTCTGGACAAAACCTCTACAGGCAGTTAACCACCCACAAAAAACCATCAACTTTAACGTAGATAAAAATAAACTAATTCTCCTAGATTTTTGGGCAACTTGGTGCAGTGCCTGTCTGAAAAAATTTCCAGAAATGGAAGAACTTAAAAAGAAATTCAGTGATAAGATTAATATAATAGCAGTTACCAACCAAAATCGAGCAACAATAGAAAAATTCTTTGCCTCGAACAATGGACAACGTTACAAAGATGTTGTATCAGTAGTGGATGACAAAATACTCACCCAGATGTTTCCTCACACAGCAGTCCCTTTTATTGTCTGGATAAAAGACGGAAAGATAATCAATACCACCGATGGCGGACAGGTTAATGAACAAACCATTACGGAGGTATTGAAAAATGAAACATCTTCTTTGCAGACGGTAATTCAGATAGATAGAAAACGTCCGCTGATGCTCTCTGAGAATTTTGAATTGGAAAAACTGAGCAGTATTGTAAGCTATAATCTTTTTGCTAAAGGAAGAATCCGGGCGATTCCATTTGGTTCAGGGTTTCACAGAGATGGAGAAATCGTTTACGGAAGACAGTTTACCAACTTTTCTTTAATGAATATTTACAGAGGTATTTCGTATGAATTATTTCGTGAGTTCGGAGATAAATTTTCGGATAAGCGCCTGATAAATCTTACAAAAAATCCCGAAGCTATTGATTTCAATACTACAACCGGTGGGAATTTTGACAAGCTGTACAGCATCGAATACATTGTTACAAAAGAAGAAGCAAAGAATCTATACCCCAGAATGCTGAGGTACGTCAATGAAAATTCCAATTACGTTGCCAGCATCGAAAAGAAGACTGTTAAATGCCTAGTTCTGAGAAGGACTTCAGGTATTGATAAGATGGAATCGAAAGGTGGTGAATCTATTGGAAATGTATTGAAATCTCCTTATATGCTCAAAAATGTCACTCTTGATTATCTACTATCTGCCTTAGAAGCGACCAATGACATTACAACATTACCTGTAATTGATGAAACAGGCTATCAAGGAAAAGTTGATCTGAAATTCTCAAGTTTTCAAGATCTGAAAAGCATTCAAAAAGAACTTTCTGCATATAACCTTGAGCTTATTGAAGTCGAGAAGGAACTACCAATACTAGTTGTTAAGGACAAATAA